From Onychostoma macrolepis isolate SWU-2019 chromosome 05, ASM1243209v1, whole genome shotgun sequence, one genomic window encodes:
- the bmp10 gene encoding bone morphogenetic protein 10, whose protein sequence is MGVSRNYFWITCSSSTSVLLAFFLLFWGPFCAQSSPIGSPERLRTTPGLDDGHGGFLDPSLLEQDSEVDMQSLLETLKGQFLRTFNLTRPGHPVQPRATRIEPPEYMLELYNRFANDRTAMPSANIVRSFKNEDSSPYSVGPGGVRRHPLIFNVSIPHHERVTTAELRLYTLVQTDRNKYAGVDRKVTIYEVKQIETNSSQQIRGDNIDGGNRTKQEGETELVELASRQVYGTDNGWESFDMTAAVHLWRKSDDGTTHKLEVHIASLNSQSLTSTEGKEEGNDRVGDMDIDTSPEDKHKPLMIVFSDDQSGDHRGDKRELNELIQHETTGPGVQDNLELELTGLWDDLEDMGQKDGNEEEEQSEEALLQMRSNLIYDTASRIRRNAKGNQCKKTSLYVDFKDIGWDSWILAPTGYEAFECTGTCTYPLTKHVTPTKHAIVQTLVSLKSPQRVSRACCVPTELDPISLLYLDDAGVVTYQYKYEGMVVAKCGCR, encoded by the exons TTATTGGCCTTTTTCCTGCTCTTCTGGGGGCCCTTCTGTGCACAGAGTAGCCCTATCGGCTCCCCCGAGAGGCTACGCACCACTCCAGGACTGGATGACGGACATGGAGGGTTTCTGGATCCTTCACTTCTGGAGCAGGACAGTGAGGTAGATATGCAGAGCTTGCTGGAGACCCTGAAGGGACAGTTTCTGCGCACTTTTAACCTGACACGTCCCGGCCACCCTGTGCAGCCAAGGGCAACTCGAATAGAGCCCCCTGAGTACATGCTGGAGCTCTACAACCGCTTCGCCAATGACCGAACAGCAATGCCTTCTGCAAACATTGTACGCAGCTTTAAAAATGAAG actccTCCCCATACAGTGTGGGACCTGGTGGGGTGAGACGACACCCACTTATCTTCAACGTCTCTATCCCACATCACGAGAGAGTCACCACAGCTGAGCTCCGACTGTACACTTTGGTCCAGACAGACCGCAACAAATACGCTGGTGTTGACAGAAAAGTGACCATATATGAGGTCAAACAGATTGAAACGAATAGCAGTCAGCAAATAAGAGGGGACAATATTGATGGAGGAAATCGAACAAAGCAAGAGGGAGAAACAGAACTAGTGGAGTTGGCATCTCGACAGGTTTACGGTACAGATAACGGGTGGGAATCCTTTGACATGACAGCTGCGGTGCATCTTTGGCGGAAATCAGATGATGGTACCACCCACAAGCTGGAGGTCCACATAGCCAGTTTGAACTCTCAGAGTTTGACGTCAACCGAAGGTAAGGAGGAAGGCAATGACAGAGTAGGGGACATGGACATTGACACCAGTCCTGAGGACAAACACAAACCCTTAATGATCGTCTTCTCTGATGACCAGAGTGGAGACCACCGTGGAGACAAACGAGAGCTCAATGAGCTGATCCAGCATGAGACCACTGGGCCTGGTGTTCAAGACAACCTTGAGCTTGAACTGACCGGTCTCTGGGACGACCTGGAAGATATGGGACAAAAAGATGGGAATGAGGAAGAGGAGCAGAGCGAGGAGGCTCTCCTACAGATGCGCTCCAACCTCATCTATGACACGGCGTCTAGAATCCGACGCAATGCCAAAGGCAACCAGTGTAAAAAGACCTCCCTCTATGTGGACTTCAAAGACATTGGCTGGGACAGTTGGATCCTAGCACCCACCGGTTATGAAGCCTTTGAGTGTACAGGGACGTGCACTTACCCTTTGACCAAACACGTTACACCTACAAAACATGCCATTGTGCAAACTTTGGTCAGTCTGAAAAGTCCACAAAGAGTGTCCAGGGCTTGTTGCGTTCCCACTGAACTAGATCCCATCTCCCTGCTCTACCTAGACGATGCAGGTGTGGTGACATATCAGTATAAATATGAAGGTATGGTGGTAGCGAAGTGTGGATGCAGATAG